aaatagatttatcggaattcagagaactctcgcattttatcaaaactgggaattccctctgacgtgtttctaaatttataagaACACTAAATACAAATATTGCtaaattctgattttccgtgttgttaaaaacacgcatataagtcaagggaattatcaaacatgaagattatgaaaagaacattaaagaaaagttgtttaagttcaatccctttgtttgtttttaccttttaaagcaagacaatcataagaatctgagatgttccttaatgtttagaataaaatgattgacgtgagggcaatgctctgagccaccggtataagtctacagattgcttgaaagcaattgTATCACAAAAACCTGATGAATGGGGTGATATATCAGGGATCTCAAGTGGCAGGATCTGATTAAAGACCAAACACATGACAACGAAAAGGGAGAATGTAAATTTTTGCCCCAAGGAACATGATGAAAGGTTAATTGTTCTTGGCTGAATAATATAGAAATTATATAAAGGTTTTTATTTCTATGAAAAGTTGACTAGGTAAGTATTGCAATAATATAAACTCTCATTCTGATAACtgatacatatatctgtatgcaggTTTTCATGAAATCACCATTTTTATCTGAAATTGTTGTCTTTTCTTCAAAAAATCACAATAAACGGGATTAAATGCACGTAATGATTtctcaatttaaatattttagttaGTATCAAATCAAACTAGAGCTGTCTATAAAGCaggacatgtacatgtattttagttCCTACTTAGTATTGAGGcaatttataaattaaaggtcaaggtcagtttGATGCTTCTGCATACAAAGATTTATCAATGTATGTgctacagtacaaaagttatgcaCCAAAcacatttcagaaaatattttaatatcaaagggGTCAAAGGTCAAATTCAAGGTCAATGTGTGATATATAAGACCCCAAATCCCATGATGTATCAGCATACCAAGTTGAGTCAACCTATTAAAGTTATTTGGTGCAAAAGTTGTAAGCATGACACCAATCAGACCAGGTTTAACTATCATAGGGATCAAAGGTGAGTGTGACCTGACATGAATGCGTTCTcaactaaaatttcaaattctcatGTACAGTTTTTTTCATACATTCCGTGAAATAACTAGGAAATAGCATATGTCAATGAAAAGAtgctaattttgaattatttgtcaaagtatttctcaattttttaattgctttcatattttgtataaggTAGCATCTTTTTATAGTACATATgctgtctgtttgattttatatgcTTCCAGCATTAAAATTTGATGTAGATGCTGTTGTTAAAATAATAATGTACTGGAGCATCTTACTTTTACTAGGATGCTagttttgcatatatttttttttaaatatttttttattttttggggatGCTGGATTTCCTATATATTGAAATGCTGGCATCCCTTTTtattgggatgctggcatcccgttttaTTGAGAAGCTGGCATCCAGTCatattgggatgctggcatccagtcatattgggatgctggcatcccgtttaATTGAGATGCTAGCATCCCGTTTtattgggatgctggcatcccgttatattgagatgctggcatcccgttataatgggatgctggcatcccgaaAAAGCTGGCATCCCAAAAAAgttggatgctggcatcccgaaAAAgttggatgctggcatcccgaaaaagctggatgctggcatccaaaACTGTAGGAGTGCAGACATCGCAAAATATCCAAATGCAGTAATCCTACAAGTTCTGTTTGATATACTGTTGGCCGAATTTCTATAGATGTACTCCATTGCATAATTTTGtgtaatgcaaaaaataaaacaacaacaaaaatccgtTTGTTGTTTTCCTCCCAACACTTTATCTAATGACGTCAGGGATATTATGAGGTAAGAGGTGTTTTACCATCATGCGTAGAGATTCATGCAGAGACAGTAAACATGATAAGAAATCAAATCTCAAGAATCACTTATAccgatataaatattttttgaaaagtaataaaaacaGGTAACCCTTTTAATATTCTCTTATTTGttagtttttcttttgtttaatactGAAAGCGCTTGCACTATTTTTCTACGCTTATTGCGGCGAATCCCACCCGCATGACGTCAtgtaaaaagaatgtttaaaatcaGCGAAGTGGACATGGTTGCAAGGGGAAGGACGAAAAACACTTCTTTGGCCAGTATGCcgcaatttattatcattttgatataacagaaacatatacGCAATAGAACGCTACTTATACAGGTAAGACAAAGTAGATTTGCCTATATTTTACATGCACTTCGTAGTCCGAGATTTCTCAGATTTAGCCATTCATAAGGAATATTCTACTCAACTCGACAACTGTATGTCTGTAATGGTTTCATAGATATATTATCAGATGTCGAATTTTTCTATAGGAGACGATTTGACTTGTGCCCgtctgagattactctgacgtcctaCGCTCATTGGCCTagcttgtcttgcaaaacagcTGTTTGAAGTCCGAGCAATCTCGGACGCATTTCAGTGACTTGATACGCCAGCTGGATAATATAATTCTGATTACTTCCAGAAGGAAAATTACAGGCTTAAATGGTTAGGCAACAATGATTAATGTCAGTCGCCAGATTCTCCCATGTTGTCGGGGAGGCCGATGCACTTCGATCCGTTTGTGGTAGCCAATGGTGATTCCAGAACTTTCTATAAATGGGATTTGGGGGAAGGGGGGGCACTGACTGCCATAACAAAGGGACCCGCTAAAGTCATCTTTTAGTGTTTACCTCAGTCTGTataataaaccattttttttcacacGAAAAAGGAGGGgggctggatccgcctatggtagcGATGAGCCTCCAAGACGGACATACTTTAATATGACTATGAGAGTTTTTACCACTTTTTTTACATCGAGTCTATGAGAGAGAAATTATGACTGTAACAGTGCTTAGTGCCAAATTACCAAAAAACTTGAAGGAAGATATGATGAGCCTGACTCAGCTAGTATAACCATATGATTGTATCGCAATCTCGGCAAATTACAAAGAATAACAACTTGTGTGTGAAGATTGTAGATTGTAATTCCACCAGAAATGATACAGGAGTTTTACAGAGTGTGTAATGtttggtaaactgaaagaaataaagatacaataattacaatatgtacgaaagaaatatatgaatgttcaatgcaataataatatcaagtcaaaaacgaaagtagaattcgCAGGTCaattcatagaaataaacaattacagttcgtatttgttgaataaacgtggaattcaagttaacggaattaacggtatatatatttaacagtttataatcGATTTGAAACGTACTTGACGGTGATTTGTCACAATATCCACAGGAGCAGATTTGTCGTGGCATCCATTTGCAATAGACAGGTAAGGAAGAGAAAGTAAACGGTAGTGAAAACACGGTTAAGTCCAGATTATTTCCGGAAAATATGAATGTCTGAAAATTCAATCCAATAGACTTTATAGTAAATATAGTTGCGTATGTGATCcagaatactccccgtctgaAATCTACCTGATATCACTATTCCAGAAAGTATAATTCCAAATGTGAATGTCACTATATTAAtccaaaatatatacatataactaCACAGGTTTGTTCTCTATGAGAAGAATCATATCCACGATAGGGCGTGTGTAGGTTGTGGCTTTTCCATTAACGATTACTCGCACTTCTGCTTTTCGGACATGTTCGTCTGAACTTTTAAATGAGTTCACTATAATTCCAACGGGCCATTGGGTACGGCAAATGTTTTTGTCCTTTAGAAGAATGACGTCTCCTTCGATGAGATCACGGCGATCTTCGGTCCATTTTCGTCGTTGTTGTAGTAACGGCAGGTATTCCTTCCTCCAACGGGACCAGAAAACACTGGCCAGAGCCTGTACTCGTCTCCATTCGCCAAGACAGAGATCTTGTTTGTCGAATTCCCCAAGATGGTCTGAAGTGAAAACGTAGTCGGTTTTCTGTGTCAATAACATAGCCGGAGTTAATATTAACGGATTTTCTGGATCTGTTGATACCGGTACCAGAGGTCTAGAGTTCACTATTGCTTAAACTTCTGCCATTAGTGTGTTGAGCACGTCATGTGTTAGGCTTCTTCCGGCTGCGTTAAGAAGCATAGAATCAAGAATTCTCCTGGTGATACCAATCATTCTTTCCCAGGCTCCACCCATGTGGGACGAATGCGGCGGATTGAAGATCCAAGTTGTACCAGAATTGTACAGAAAGTTCTTGAAGGGTCCATCTTCAACGTTGATTGAGTCAATCTTTAAATCGTCGATTGCGCCGATAAAGTTTGTTCCACGGTCGGATCGGAAAATCTTAACTTGGCCTCTTATAGCGGCGAATCTCCTGACAGCGTTTATGAAGGCTGAAGAACTCATTTCCTCGATTAATTCGATGTGAATAGCTCTTGTCACTAAGCATGTGAATAAAATTGCCCAACGCTTTGAGTTGGCGTATCCACCACGTGTTTTACGTGAAACAATTGTCCAGGGTCCAAAGGTGTCTATTCCAACGTTAGTAAACGGAGGTGAAGGTTCAAGACGGTCCTCTGGCAAATCAGACATGATTTGATACTCGGTTTTTCCTCTGAGTTTGCGGCATGTCACACATTTGTGAACAATAGATGAGATCAAGCGTTTTGCTCCTACGATCCAAAATCCTGCGGATCGAATCGCTCCATCTGTGAAATGGCGACCTTGATGTTTTATCTTGTTGTGGTAGTGTCGAACTAATAATGTCGCTATATGATGGCGTCCAGGGACGATCAATGGTTTCTTTTCACGGAAGTTTAAGTCAGATTTGGCGATACGGCCTCCTACTCGTAATAGTCCTTGTTTGTCCAAAAACGGATTAAGGTTAGCTATCGGACTCCGCTTATGAATTTGTTCCTGACGTTTAATGCAATCTATTTCATCTCCGTAAACTTCATATTGAGCAGATATTAAGATGAAATTTTCGGCATTCGAAAAGCCTTCCAGAGAAGTCACTGGTGCTGTCTGTTTTGACCCGTGTAAACGGGAAAAACGTTCCAAGAAGGCTATCGCTCGCACAAGTGCTGTCCAGTTGGAGAATCGATTAAATCTATCAGTTCCGATACCTTTATGCTCAGGTGTGGAAAATGTTTTTGCAACATTAACAGTTGCACGGATTTCTCCATCTTCTTCTGGTTCTATTAGCTGGTATATGTCTTCAGAATTTTTCTGTTCTGAGGAAAGAAGTTGTTTTGGTCCCAGTAACCATTCGCTGCTGTGAATTGCATGGGCTGGTACGGACCTTGTTCCCGAGTCTGCGGGATTACGGTTAGTTGATACATAATTCCATTGACTTGGAGagctaaattttcttattttctctaCTCGATTGGCGACATAGATGAAGAACCTTCTTGTCTCGTTACTGATGTAACCTAGGACTACTTTACTGTCTGTGTAGAATTTTACGGTGTTTATATGTAAATCTAAATTATCCATGATGGTCTGTGTTATCTCGACTGCTAATACTGCAGCAGATAGTTCAAGGCGTGGAATAGTATGACCACTTGTTGGTGCAACTTTAGCTTTCCCAAGAATGAATCCTATGTTTGGTTCACCACTACTGTCGGTCGTGCGTAGATATGCAACAGCTGCTATGGCTTTTTCTGATGCATCAGAGAAGACATGTAACTCCTTTGTGGCGGTTTTGCTGAGATACGGCACGTAGGTACGTGGAATTCGCAATGTTTCGATAGCAATTAGAGTATCTCTCCAAGATTTCCACTCATCTGCTGTCTCATCAGTGAGAGGTTGGTCCCAATCGACGGTTTCTGATACTATTTTCCTCAATAGGAGTTTCCCTTGTATAATCACCGGAGCCAAAAATCCCAGAGGATCGTAGAGACTGTTTATCGTTGATAAAATTCCTCTCCGAGTGATCGGTTTGTTTTCTGATGATAATTGAAATAAGAAGTTATCAGTGTTTACGTCCCAGCTGAGACCAAGACTACGTTGTAGGGGTTTGCTGTCGCATTCTAAGTCTAGATCTTTAAGATTTGAAGCCAAATCACTGGCATGAAATGCAGACATAACTTCCGCACAATTAGAGGCAAACTTGTGAAGGCGTAAGTTTCCATATCTTGCTAATGCTTGCTGGGTGTCCTTCATGAGCTTAACAGCTTCCTCTTTAGTGGGACATGACGTAAGACCGTCGTCGACATAGAAGTCTCTTGTAACAAAGCTAGTCACGTGACTGCCAAACTCTTGTTCTGATGCTTGAGCTGCTTTTCTGAGTCCAAGCGTAGCAACAGCAGGTGACGGACTATTCCCGAAAACATGAACTCTCATGCGGTATTCGACAAGGTTCTTCTGTAGGTCATTGTCTTTATGCCATAAAAATCTCAGATAATTTCGGTGGTCTTTTCTGACAACAAAGCAGTGAAACATATGTTGAACATCTGCAGTTACAGCGACCATTTCTTTCCTAAAACGCAGCAATACTCCCAAGAGATCATTGGTCAAGTCTGGACCTGTAAGCAGGACGCTGTTAAGTGAAACTCCGTTACATTTGGCGGAAGAATCAAACACACCTCTTATCTGATCGGGTTTCTTCGGATGATAAACACCAAACAATGGCAAATACCAGCACTCCTCATGTTCGTGCAATGGTGGAGCAAGCTCTGCATGATTATTATCTAAGATTTTACTCATAAATGTAAGAAAATGTTCCCGCTTTActgggtttctattcagactggCGTCTAACATGTTAGCACGGTGAAGAGCCTGTGGTCTGTTGTTTGGCAATGGCTGTCTTGGCACTCGGAACGGCAACGGTGCTACCCAACTTCCTTCCGAGTCTCTCACAA
The window above is part of the Mytilus edulis chromosome 6, xbMytEdul2.2, whole genome shotgun sequence genome. Proteins encoded here:
- the LOC139528668 gene encoding uncharacterized protein; translated protein: MSSLARRKRAKAEAAKSKIAFVEKHAIILQQEAMLEEQALFRQIEMEQEATRKKAEMEQEVAQRKVQLEQEAAHSKVQLEQEAAHRKVQLEQEAAHRKVQLEQEAMRRKAEMQQEAARVSREKAELKAKFNLLEAQREAAAAEAEARILEYDDSQAYSDLPDEKEDPLQRVQDFVNKLPVSTVVKEVTEPQRKKQIPVKIELSHDAPAFVPSVAPNLLSQTSAVLPSNNKSPEVTLIPDLGLVTGIQRLGLSDDSPTEHQKQGVKEAIPVLRTKQDFIVEIPVSHQKQGVLEEIPVAHHQQINLTSEITRFLLRKDLLFSRLTSFNDRAESFHTWKASFKNVTDELQVSDSEQIDLLIKWLGPESAKHAISIRASNANNPTIGIQRLWKRLDERYGAPEMLEALLMSKLAKFPTLTNKDNARLYELSDILSEIEYHKENPKLGCLLAYFDSSSGINPIVEKLPYGLQEKWTTRATRYKSKYEVAFPPFTEFSAFIREISKTKNDPGFIFGSKATPNTKGAAPRSTPYPKTKVGAHKTAVEQQSGDASKQGLCILHKTKHSLNECRAFRAKSIEERKGLLKENNVCYKCCDSTTHRSRECNARISCKECGSKQHTTALHITRPQQPASSQSSSPKQAYGGEPIESAETKATSVNSTCTEICKDTYSGKSCAKILPVNVYHKDNQYKVIRMYAIIDDQSNRSLASPEFFNLFDVKDKPENYTLSTCSGKVVTSGKRGRGFIMESINGNGKFDLPVLIECDHIPNNRDEIPTPEVTMYHPHLKELRDSIPPIEENCQILLLIGRDLIEAHHVLDQRIGPPRTPYAQQLKLGWVVIGETCINKQHVPFELNVKITNILPTGQPSTFQPCTSKFDIRENYTDPVTKDLQSPLFEKTKDDDKPGQSYEDKMFMKQMDNEFVRDSEGSWVAPLPFRVPRQPLPNNRPQALHRANMLDASLNRNPVKREHFLTFMSKILDNNHAELAPPLHEHEECWYLPLFGVYHPKKPDQIRGVFDSSAKCNGVSLNSVLLTGPDLTNDLLGVLLRFRKEMVAVTADVQHMFHCFVVRKDHRNYLRFLWHKDNDLQKNLVEYRMRVHVFGNSPSPAVATLGLRKAAQASEQEFGSHVTSFVTRDFYVDDGLTSCPTKEEAVKLMKDTQQALARYGNLRLHKFASNCAEVMSAFHASDLASNLKDLDLECDSKPLQRSLGLSWDVNTDNFLFQLSSENKPITRRGILSTINSLYDPLGFLAPVIIQGKLLLRKIVSETVDWDQPLTDETADEWKSWRDTLIAIETLRIPRTYVPYLSKTATKELHVFSDASEKAIAAVAYLRTTDSSGEPNIGFILGKAKVAPTSGHTIPRLELSAAVLAVEITQTIMDNLDLHINTVKFYTDSKVVLGYISNETRRFFIYVANRVEKIRKFSSPSQWNYVSTNRNPADSGTRSVPAHAIHSSEWLLGPKQLLSSEQKNSEDIYQLIEPEEDGEIRATVNVAKTFSTPEHKGIGTDRFNRFSNWTALVRAIAFLERFSRLHGSKQTAPVTSLEGFSNAENFILISAQYEVYGDEIDCIKRQEQIHKRSPIANLNPFLDKQGLLRVGGRIAKSDLNFREKKPLIVPGRHHIATLLVRHYHNKIKHQGRHFTDGAIRSAGFWIVGAKRLISSIVHKCVTCRKLRGKTEYQIMSDLPEDRLEPSPPFTNVGIDTFGPWTIVSRKTRGGYANSKRWAILFTCLVTRAIHIELIEEMSSSAFINAVRRFAAIRGQVKIFRSDRGTNFIGAIDDLKIDSINVEDGPFKNFLYNSGTTWIFNPPHSSHMGGAWERMIGITRRILDSMLLNAAGRSLTHDVLNTLMAEV